The proteins below are encoded in one region of Clostridium estertheticum:
- a CDS encoding DUF1646 family protein, translating into MIYILIFLLAITFILPIVSKKVEANLEIFLFTIGVLAAVTSGVINKTFLLSIAQNKFMYFIAFAVLIGGFLFKTLTTHINKALEHILKRIPLRIFIFLLIVVIGLLSSVITAIIAALLLVEIVSILPISRKNKININIIACFSIGLGAILTPIGEPLSTIVVSRLGLNFWSLLDQLGIYIIPGIIILGIMGATYGSKEKGKADNDEEIVIGETNKLIIIRAIKIFLFIIALELLGEGFKPIIEAYILPLDTRYLYWVNMSSAVLDNATLAAAEISVKMSPEQIRAVLIGLLVSGGIMIPGNIPNIISAGKLKITSKEWIKVGAPIGISIMLIYYAVLFVF; encoded by the coding sequence ATGATTTATATACTAATTTTTCTTTTAGCAATAACTTTTATATTACCAATTGTATCGAAAAAAGTAGAGGCAAATCTTGAAATTTTTCTTTTTACTATTGGGGTATTAGCAGCTGTTACTTCGGGTGTAATAAACAAAACATTTTTACTAAGTATTGCTCAAAATAAATTCATGTATTTTATAGCCTTTGCTGTATTAATAGGTGGATTTTTGTTCAAAACACTAACTACTCATATAAATAAAGCATTAGAACATATTCTAAAACGTATTCCATTAAGAATTTTTATATTTTTATTAATAGTAGTTATAGGGCTTTTGTCAAGCGTAATAACAGCAATTATAGCTGCCCTTCTATTAGTAGAAATAGTTAGTATACTACCTATTAGTAGAAAAAATAAAATAAATATTAATATAATTGCTTGTTTTTCAATTGGACTAGGCGCAATATTAACCCCAATAGGGGAGCCATTATCTACAATTGTAGTTTCTAGGCTTGGTTTGAATTTTTGGTCGCTTTTAGATCAACTTGGTATTTATATTATTCCTGGTATAATAATACTTGGAATTATGGGAGCAACTTATGGATCAAAGGAAAAGGGTAAAGCAGATAACGATGAAGAAATTGTTATAGGCGAAACAAACAAATTGATCATTATAAGGGCAATTAAAATATTCCTATTCATTATTGCATTGGAACTACTTGGAGAAGGATTTAAACCAATAATTGAGGCTTATATATTACCACTTGATACTCGCTATTTGTACTGGGTTAATATGTCCTCGGCAGTATTAGATAATGCAACACTTGCTGCAGCAGAAATAAGTGTTAAAATGTCACCAGAACAAATTAGGGCTGTGCTAATAGGATTGCTTGTCAGTGGAGGAATAATGATTCCAGGTAATATACCAAATATTATTTCTGCTGGTAAATTAAAAATTACAAGTAAAGAGTGGATTAAGGTAGGGGCACCAATCGGAATTTCTATTATGCTCATATATTATGCTGTTTTATTTGTATTTTAG
- the guaA gene encoding glutamine-hydrolyzing GMP synthase, which translates to MNRELVLVVDFGGQYNQLIARRVRENSVYCEIIPYTYSVEKIKNMNPIGIIFTGGPNSVYADGAPQIEKEIFELGIPILGICYGAQLMAQAFGGEVKTSEVREYGKVEVDLNKDAIIFKGIDENQCWMSHTDHISKVPKGFEIIATSKHCPVAAMANVSKKLYGVQFHPEVKHTLFGEEMIRKFLYDVCQVNGDWSMSSFAQEKIKAIREQVGDKKVLCALSGGVDSSVAAVLVYKAIGDQLTCVFVDHGLLRKDEGDQVETIFNGEFDMKIIRVNAKDRFLGKLKGVSDPEKKRKIIGEEFIRVFEEESNKLGQLDFLVQGTIYPDVVESGTATSATIKSHHNVGGLPKDMHFKLIEPLRELFKDEVRAVGEEIGIPHHLVWRQPFPGPGLAIRVLGEITEEKLFITSEADAIFRDEIAKAGLESEIWQYFACLPNIKSVGVMGDERTYCHTVALRAVTSSDAMTSDWARIPYEVLDIVSRRIVNEVKGVNRIVYDITSKPPSTIEWE; encoded by the coding sequence ATTAATAGAGAATTAGTTTTAGTAGTTGATTTTGGTGGTCAATATAATCAACTTATTGCAAGAAGAGTTAGAGAAAACAGTGTTTACTGTGAAATAATACCATACACATATTCTGTTGAAAAAATAAAAAACATGAATCCAATAGGTATAATATTCACGGGTGGACCAAATAGTGTATATGCTGATGGTGCTCCACAAATTGAAAAAGAAATATTTGAGCTTGGTATTCCTATCTTGGGAATATGTTATGGTGCTCAATTAATGGCACAAGCATTTGGTGGAGAAGTTAAAACATCAGAAGTTCGCGAATATGGTAAAGTAGAAGTTGACCTAAATAAAGATGCTATTATTTTCAAAGGAATAGATGAAAATCAATGTTGGATGAGTCATACAGATCATATATCTAAAGTTCCAAAAGGATTTGAAATTATTGCAACTTCTAAACATTGTCCAGTAGCTGCTATGGCAAATGTTTCTAAAAAACTTTATGGAGTTCAATTTCATCCAGAAGTAAAACATACTCTCTTTGGTGAAGAAATGATTAGAAAGTTCTTATATGATGTATGTCAGGTTAATGGCGATTGGTCAATGTCTTCTTTTGCACAGGAGAAAATTAAGGCTATTAGAGAACAAGTTGGAGATAAAAAAGTGCTTTGTGCTCTCTCAGGTGGAGTTGATTCTTCAGTTGCTGCAGTACTTGTTTACAAAGCAATTGGTGATCAGTTAACTTGTGTGTTTGTAGATCATGGTTTACTTAGAAAAGATGAAGGCGACCAAGTTGAAACTATATTTAACGGTGAATTCGACATGAAGATAATAAGAGTTAACGCTAAAGATAGGTTCCTAGGTAAGCTTAAGGGCGTAAGTGACCCAGAGAAAAAGAGAAAGATAATTGGAGAAGAATTTATAAGAGTTTTTGAAGAAGAGTCAAATAAACTCGGCCAATTAGATTTCCTTGTTCAAGGAACAATATACCCAGATGTAGTAGAGAGTGGTACTGCCACTTCAGCTACCATAAAAAGTCATCACAATGTTGGAGGACTTCCAAAAGATATGCACTTTAAACTAATTGAGCCTTTAAGAGAGTTATTTAAAGATGAGGTTAGAGCTGTTGGAGAAGAAATTGGAATACCACATCACTTAGTGTGGAGACAACCGTTCCCAGGACCAGGACTCGCTATAAGAGTACTTGGAGAAATAACTGAGGAAAAATTATTTATAACTAGCGAGGCAGATGCAATCTTTAGAGATGAAATAGCTAAAGCAGGACTTGAAAGTGAGATATGGCAGTATTTTGCATGTCTTCCTAACATTAAGTCTGTTGGAGTTATGGGTGATGAGCGAACATATTGTCACACAGTAGCTTTAAGAGCTGTTACAAGTTCCGATGCAATGACTTCAGACTGGGCTAGAATACCTTACGAGGTATTAGATATAGTATCTCGTAGAATCGTTAATGAAGTTAAAGGAGTAAACAGAATTGTTTACGATATAACATCTAAGCCACCTTCTACTATAGAGTGGGAATAG
- a CDS encoding DNA-3-methyladenine glycosylase family protein, with translation MDYKKVESFDKGIIIKGVDNFELAHIFECGQCFRWNKQENGNYIGVAYGKVIEVEKNEMEVKIYNINEEEFEMIWCDYFDLKREYTVIKEKFRKDPLLERSVNFGYGIRLLQQEPFELTISFIISSNNRIPMIKRAINRLSEKWGKAIEYKGDTYYTFPTAAELDKASIEEIQSCGLGFRSKYVKDAVHRIYADEINLEFVKSCDDDICHQELQKLSGIGPKVSDCIMLFSMQKYSAFPVDVWVKRAMQFFYLAPDVSLPKIRIFARDKFENLAGFAQQYLFYYARENNIKIE, from the coding sequence ATGGATTATAAAAAGGTTGAATCATTTGATAAGGGTATTATCATAAAAGGTGTAGATAACTTCGAATTAGCCCATATATTTGAATGTGGACAATGTTTTAGATGGAACAAGCAAGAGAATGGTAACTATATAGGGGTGGCATATGGAAAGGTAATAGAAGTAGAAAAGAATGAGATGGAAGTAAAAATATATAATATAAATGAAGAAGAATTTGAAATGATTTGGTGTGATTATTTTGATCTTAAAAGAGAGTATACGGTTATTAAAGAAAAATTTCGAAAAGATCCACTTCTTGAAAGATCAGTTAACTTTGGTTATGGGATTAGACTACTTCAGCAGGAACCATTTGAACTTACAATATCATTTATAATTTCTTCGAACAATAGAATACCTATGATAAAAAGAGCTATAAACAGGTTAAGCGAAAAATGGGGAAAAGCAATAGAGTATAAAGGTGATACATACTATACGTTCCCAACAGCAGCAGAATTAGATAAAGCATCTATTGAGGAAATTCAAAGTTGTGGTCTAGGTTTCAGATCTAAATATGTAAAGGATGCAGTGCATAGAATATATGCAGATGAAATAAACTTGGAATTTGTTAAATCATGTGATGATGATATTTGCCACCAAGAGTTACAAAAACTAAGCGGTATTGGACCAAAGGTTTCTGATTGTATCATGTTGTTTTCCATGCAAAAATATTCTGCTTTCCCAGTGGACGTGTGGGTTAAGAGAGCAATGCAGTTTTTTTATTTAGCACCAGATGTGTCACTACCTAAAATAAGAATTTTTGCTAGAGATAAGTTTGAAAACTTAGCAGGTTTTGCACAACAGTATTTATTTTATTATGCAAGAGAAAATAATATTAAAATAGAATAA
- the guaB gene encoding IMP dehydrogenase: MAKILKQAYTFDDVLLVPNKSEVLPRDVTLGTYLTKKIKLNIPLMSAAMDTVTESRMAIAMAREGGIGIIHKNMSIENQAIEVDRVKRQENGVITDPFFLSPENLLEDALELMKKYRISGVPITTDGKLVGIITNRDIVFETDYSKKIKDIMTSKNLITAPEGTSMQEAKELLKKHKIEKLPLVDSENNLRGLITIKDIEKTLRFPDAAKDSRGRLLCGATVGVTADKMDRVAALVKAGVDVITIDTAHGHSLGVLEAVREIKAAYPELQIIAGNIATAAATRDLIEAGADCVKVGIGPGSICTTRIVAGVGVPQLTAVMDCVEEGNKYGIPVIADGGIKYSGDIVKALAAGAKVVMIGSMFAGCEEAPGEMEIYQGRSYKVYRGMGSLSAMACGSKDRYFQEGNKKLVPEGVEGRLPFKGSVIDTIFQMIGGIRSGMGYLGSATLVQLFETSTFVVQTSAGLRESHPHDVSITKESPNYSVNS; encoded by the coding sequence ATGGCAAAGATATTAAAACAAGCGTATACATTTGACGATGTATTGTTAGTCCCAAACAAATCTGAGGTTTTACCTAGAGATGTTACTTTAGGTACCTACCTTACAAAAAAAATAAAACTTAATATACCACTAATGAGTGCAGCGATGGATACTGTTACTGAATCTAGAATGGCTATTGCTATGGCTAGAGAGGGTGGAATAGGCATTATACATAAAAATATGAGTATTGAAAATCAAGCTATTGAAGTTGATAGAGTTAAAAGGCAAGAAAATGGTGTAATTACAGATCCATTTTTCTTATCACCAGAAAATCTTCTAGAAGATGCTTTAGAATTAATGAAAAAATATAGAATATCAGGAGTTCCAATTACAACAGATGGAAAGCTCGTTGGAATAATTACTAATAGAGATATAGTCTTTGAAACTGATTATAGTAAAAAGATTAAAGACATAATGACAAGTAAAAATTTAATAACAGCACCAGAAGGAACAAGCATGCAAGAAGCAAAGGAACTTCTTAAAAAACATAAAATAGAGAAGTTACCTTTAGTAGATAGCGAAAATAATTTAAGAGGTCTTATAACTATAAAAGATATAGAGAAAACTTTGAGATTCCCAGATGCTGCAAAGGATTCTCGCGGAAGATTATTATGTGGTGCAACAGTTGGTGTAACTGCTGATAAGATGGATAGGGTAGCTGCACTTGTAAAGGCTGGCGTGGATGTAATAACTATAGATACAGCTCATGGACATTCTTTAGGAGTACTAGAGGCTGTACGTGAAATAAAGGCTGCATACCCAGAACTTCAAATAATTGCAGGAAATATTGCAACTGCTGCAGCAACTCGTGATTTAATTGAAGCAGGGGCAGATTGTGTAAAGGTTGGTATAGGTCCTGGTTCAATTTGTACTACAAGAATTGTTGCAGGAGTAGGTGTTCCACAACTTACAGCAGTTATGGATTGTGTTGAAGAAGGAAATAAATATGGAATTCCTGTAATTGCAGATGGCGGTATAAAATACTCAGGAGACATAGTTAAGGCATTAGCAGCAGGTGCTAAGGTAGTAATGATTGGTTCTATGTTCGCAGGTTGCGAAGAAGCGCCAGGCGAGATGGAAATATATCAAGGAAGAAGTTATAAGGTATACAGAGGCATGGGTTCTTTAAGTGCTATGGCTTGTGGAAGTAAGGATAGATATTTCCAAGAAGGAAATAAGAAGTTAGTTCCAGAAGGTGTAGAAGGAAGATTACCTTTTAAAGGAAGTGTTATAGATACAATATTCCAGATGATCGGTGGTATAAGGTCTGGTATGGGATATTTAGGTTCAGCAACACTTGTACAATTGTTTGAAACTTCAACATTTGTTGTTCAAACTTCAGCAGGACTTCGCGAAAGTCATCCACACGATGTATCAATTACAAAAGAATCACCAAACTATAGCGTAAACAGCTAG
- the groES gene encoding co-chaperone GroES, whose product MNIRPLSDRVLIKRLEAEETTKSGIVLAGASKEKPQEAEVIAVGPGKTEDGKLIKMEVKTGDKVLFSKYSGNEIKYDGIDYIILKQEELLAVIEK is encoded by the coding sequence ATGAACATTAGACCACTTAGTGATAGGGTATTAATTAAAAGATTAGAAGCAGAGGAAACTACGAAAAGTGGAATAGTTCTTGCAGGGGCTTCAAAGGAAAAACCTCAAGAAGCTGAGGTTATTGCAGTAGGACCAGGAAAAACAGAAGATGGAAAATTGATTAAAATGGAAGTTAAAACAGGGGATAAAGTATTATTCTCTAAATATTCAGGAAATGAAATAAAATATGATGGAATTGATTATATCATATTAAAACAAGAAGAACTATTAGCTGTAATTGAAAAATAA
- a CDS encoding DUF1646 family protein — MLFILIILLVVTFVLPLISKKVEGNLEVFLFTIGLLASITSGVLNKTFLLSIAQNKFMYFIAFAVLIGGFLFKAFNNPIKIGLEHVLNRIPLRIFVFLLVVIIGLLSSVITAIIAALLLVEIVSILPVSRKNKININIISCFSIGIGSILTPIGEPLSTIVVAKLGLSFWALLNQLGIYIIPGILILGIIGALYASLDKTKTVNDDEELEDETNKLILIRAIKIFLFIIALELLGEGFRPIIDKYIITLDYHYLYWVNMSSAVLDNATLAAAEISVKMSQVQVEAVLLGLLISGGMMIPGNIPNIISAGKLKITSSEWIKLGVPLGLIMMAIYYVVLFVI; from the coding sequence ATGCTTTTTATATTAATTATTCTTTTAGTAGTAACCTTCGTGTTACCACTTATATCAAAAAAAGTAGAAGGTAATCTAGAAGTTTTTTTATTTACTATTGGATTATTAGCTTCTATTACTTCGGGTGTATTAAACAAAACATTTTTACTTAGTATTGCGCAAAATAAATTCATGTATTTTATAGCCTTTGCTGTATTAATAGGTGGATTTTTATTCAAAGCATTTAATAACCCTATAAAAATAGGATTAGAGCATGTTTTAAATCGTATTCCATTAAGGATTTTTGTGTTTTTGTTAGTAGTAATTATAGGGCTTTTATCAAGTGTAATAACAGCAATTATAGCTGCCCTTCTATTAGTTGAGATAGTTAGTATACTTCCAGTTAGTAGAAAAAACAAAATAAATATTAATATAATTTCATGTTTTTCAATTGGGATTGGGTCAATATTAACACCAATAGGGGAGCCATTATCCACAATTGTAGTTGCTAAACTTGGACTTAGTTTTTGGGCTCTTTTAAATCAACTTGGTATTTATATTATCCCAGGAATATTAATACTTGGTATTATTGGGGCATTGTATGCTTCTCTAGACAAAACTAAAACAGTGAATGATGATGAAGAACTTGAAGATGAAACAAATAAATTGATTCTTATAAGAGCAATTAAAATCTTCCTATTCATAATAGCATTAGAGTTACTTGGAGAAGGATTTAGACCAATAATTGATAAATATATAATAACTCTAGATTATCACTATTTATATTGGGTTAATATGTCTTCAGCGGTGTTAGATAATGCGACACTTGCAGCTGCGGAAATAAGTGTTAAAATGTCACAAGTACAAGTTGAAGCTGTGCTTCTTGGATTGCTTATTAGTGGAGGAATGATGATCCCAGGTAATATACCTAATATTATTTCTGCTGGTAAATTAAAAATTACGAGTAGCGAATGGATTAAATTAGGAGTTCCATTAGGGCTTATTATGATGGCTATATACTACGTTGTTTTATTTGTAATATAA
- the groL gene encoding chaperonin GroEL (60 kDa chaperone family; promotes refolding of misfolded polypeptides especially under stressful conditions; forms two stacked rings of heptamers to form a barrel-shaped 14mer; ends can be capped by GroES; misfolded proteins enter the barrel where they are refolded when GroES binds), whose amino-acid sequence MAKNVLFGEEARRAMQRGVDKLANTVKITLGPKGRNVILDKKFGSPLITNDGVTIAREIELEDPFENMGAQLVKEVATKTNDVAGDGTTTATLLAQAIIREGLKNVTAGANPMLIRTGIKMAVDKAVEEIKKASKPVSGKEDIARVASISASDEVTGALIADAMEKVGNEGVITVEESKSMGTELDVVEGMQFDRGYLSAYMVTDTEKMEANLEEPYILITDKKITNIQDILPILEQIVQQGKKLLIVAEDIEGEALSTLVVNKLRGTFTCVGVKAPGFGDRRKEMLQDIATLTGGEVISEELGKELKDVTVEMLGKAESVKISKENTTIVNGKGDKNAIHDRVSQIKKQIEDTTSDFDKEKLQERLAKLAGGVAVIKVGAATETELKEKKLRIEDALAATKAAVEEGIVPGGGTVYINAITEIAKLTSDVSDIQVGINIIKRALEEPLRQIVTNAGAEASVIIEKVKESAGEIGYDALHGKLVNMNKAGIVDPTKVVRSALQNAASVAATFLTTEVAVADIPEKNPAPMGAPGMGMDGMY is encoded by the coding sequence ATGGCTAAAAATGTATTGTTTGGAGAAGAAGCAAGAAGAGCTATGCAAAGAGGTGTAGACAAACTTGCAAACACAGTAAAAATAACACTAGGACCCAAAGGTAGAAATGTTATTTTAGATAAGAAATTTGGATCACCATTAATAACAAATGATGGTGTTACTATAGCAAGGGAAATAGAACTTGAAGATCCGTTTGAAAATATGGGAGCACAACTTGTTAAAGAAGTTGCTACAAAAACTAATGATGTTGCAGGAGATGGAACAACTACAGCTACATTACTTGCTCAGGCTATAATAAGAGAAGGTTTAAAAAATGTTACAGCTGGAGCTAATCCAATGTTAATAAGAACTGGTATAAAAATGGCTGTAGATAAAGCAGTTGAAGAAATTAAAAAAGCTTCTAAACCAGTAAGTGGTAAAGAAGATATAGCTAGAGTTGCATCTATATCAGCTAGCGATGAAGTAACAGGTGCTTTAATAGCTGACGCTATGGAAAAAGTAGGTAATGAAGGTGTTATAACTGTAGAAGAATCAAAATCTATGGGAACAGAACTTGACGTAGTTGAAGGAATGCAGTTTGACCGTGGATATTTAAGTGCATATATGGTTACAGATACAGAAAAGATGGAAGCAAATCTTGAAGAACCATATATTTTAATAACAGATAAAAAAATAACTAATATACAAGACATACTTCCAATACTTGAGCAAATTGTTCAACAAGGTAAAAAATTGTTAATAGTTGCAGAGGACATTGAAGGGGAAGCTTTAAGTACATTAGTTGTTAATAAATTAAGAGGAACCTTTACTTGTGTAGGCGTTAAAGCTCCAGGTTTTGGTGATAGAAGAAAAGAAATGCTTCAAGATATAGCAACTCTAACTGGTGGAGAAGTTATAAGTGAAGAACTAGGAAAAGAATTAAAAGATGTTACTGTTGAGATGCTTGGAAAAGCTGAGAGTGTTAAAATATCTAAAGAAAACACTACAATAGTAAATGGAAAAGGTGATAAGAACGCAATACATGATAGAGTATCTCAAATTAAAAAACAAATTGAAGATACTACATCAGATTTCGATAAAGAAAAATTGCAAGAAAGACTTGCTAAACTTGCAGGAGGAGTAGCTGTAATAAAAGTTGGAGCTGCTACTGAAACTGAATTAAAAGAGAAAAAATTAAGAATAGAAGATGCTCTTGCGGCTACAAAAGCAGCAGTTGAAGAAGGAATAGTTCCAGGTGGTGGAACAGTTTACATCAATGCAATTACTGAGATTGCTAAATTAACTTCAGATGTATCAGATATTCAAGTGGGTATTAACATAATCAAAAGAGCTTTAGAAGAACCATTAAGACAAATCGTTACCAATGCTGGTGCAGAAGCTTCAGTTATAATAGAAAAAGTTAAAGAAAGCGCTGGAGAAATTGGATATGATGCGTTACATGGTAAATTAGTAAATATGAATAAAGCAGGAATTGTTGACCCAACAAAAGTTGTAAGATCAGCACTTCAAAATGCGGCATCTGTTGCAGCAACATTCTTAACAACAGAAGTTGCAGTTGCAGATATTCCAGAGAAAAATCCAGCACCAATGGGTGCACCAGGAATGGGAATGGATGGAATGTACTAA
- a CDS encoding TVP38/TMEM64 family protein: MKRVWDYIRIKLLRHKQHIVIIVILLVFLYIGYEYSFKYSYIIKNPNMMKEIVLSYGNFSVLVFILMQVLQVVVFFIPGEFIQIAGGYIFGVFWGGVISLIGITLGSIIVYLIAKDYCKPLVEKLMLKKEIKFFKKILDVGSKRIVVFMFYLIPGIPKDALAYICGVSNISFKDFCIYSTLGRVPGIFISSYFGEKIYSKDVTSLITIGVIMSFLFLIGILKGNIIIKNMIKKKKKH, encoded by the coding sequence ATGAAAAGAGTATGGGATTATATAAGGATAAAGCTATTAAGACATAAACAACATATAGTAATAATAGTAATTTTATTGGTTTTCTTATATATAGGATATGAGTATTCTTTCAAGTACTCGTATATAATAAAAAATCCTAATATGATGAAAGAAATTGTTCTTTCTTACGGCAATTTCAGTGTTTTAGTCTTCATACTTATGCAGGTTTTACAAGTAGTAGTTTTTTTTATTCCGGGAGAATTTATACAAATTGCTGGGGGATATATTTTTGGTGTTTTTTGGGGTGGAGTGATATCTTTAATTGGGATTACTTTAGGAAGCATAATAGTATATCTTATTGCTAAGGACTATTGCAAACCACTAGTGGAAAAATTGATGTTAAAAAAGGAAATAAAATTCTTTAAAAAAATACTAGATGTGGGAAGTAAAAGGATTGTTGTATTCATGTTTTATTTAATTCCGGGAATACCTAAGGATGCACTAGCGTATATATGTGGTGTATCAAATATTTCTTTTAAAGATTTTTGCATATATTCAACACTAGGTAGAGTTCCAGGAATTTTTATATCATCTTATTTTGGGGAGAAAATATATTCAAAAGATGTTACAAGTTTAATAACGATAGGAGTAATAATGAGCTTTTTATTCCTAATAGGAATTTTAAAAGGTAATATTATAATTAAAAATATGATCAAAAAGAAAAAAAAACATTAA
- a CDS encoding DUF475 domain-containing protein translates to MGFMSILFIIIGLCVFEIVSSIDNAVINAEVLGTMSEKAKKWFLFYGILFAVFIVRGMLPWIIVWVTNPGLGPIGALTATFSNDPHIKESFELSTPILMLGGGVFLLFLFLHWLFIEDKHFGLPGEEFFVKHGAWFYAIVSVILVVIVALALKHNSVLALSAVIGSSAFFITDGFKKNAESNEQQLLSNTSGMSDISKILYLEIIDMTFSIDGVLGAFAFTTSVPLIILGNGLGAIVVRQLTMGNIENIKKYIFLKNGAMYSILCLGVVMILEGFKIEIPEYVTPLVTILIILFFFFKSKIYAKNNMASE, encoded by the coding sequence ATGGGATTTATGTCCATACTATTTATTATAATTGGTTTATGTGTATTCGAAATAGTATCCAGCATCGATAATGCTGTAATAAACGCAGAGGTTCTTGGAACTATGTCTGAAAAAGCAAAGAAATGGTTTCTGTTCTACGGTATATTGTTTGCAGTATTTATTGTAAGAGGCATGTTGCCATGGATTATAGTCTGGGTAACTAATCCAGGACTCGGTCCCATAGGAGCTCTTACTGCCACATTTTCAAATGATCCACACATAAAAGAATCATTTGAACTTTCCACGCCTATTCTGATGCTTGGAGGAGGAGTATTTTTATTATTCCTATTTCTTCATTGGCTGTTTATTGAAGATAAGCACTTTGGACTTCCAGGTGAAGAATTCTTTGTTAAACACGGCGCATGGTTTTATGCAATAGTTTCCGTGATTTTAGTTGTAATTGTTGCATTGGCTTTGAAACATAATTCAGTATTGGCGCTCTCTGCTGTAATCGGATCTTCTGCATTTTTTATTACTGATGGCTTTAAGAAGAACGCAGAATCAAACGAGCAACAATTATTGAGTAATACAAGTGGGATGTCTGACATTAGTAAGATATTATATTTAGAAATAATTGATATGACTTTTTCCATTGATGGGGTATTAGGCGCTTTTGCATTTACAACCTCAGTACCACTAATAATTTTGGGAAATGGCCTAGGAGCTATTGTTGTAAGGCAACTAACCATGGGGAATATAGAAAACATAAAAAAATATATTTTTCTTAAGAATGGAGCAATGTATTCAATACTATGTCTCGGTGTAGTGATGATACTTGAAGGATTTAAAATAGAAATACCAGAATATGTTACACCTTTAGTCACAATATTAATAATATTATTCTTTTTCTTTAAATCAAAAATCTATGCTAAAAACAATATGGCGTCTGAATAG
- a CDS encoding TIGR01906 family membrane protein, protein MFILNPSFYIFIPFVSTQRIRVLICSIPYIIINNQYNSNFNYSTYYSIYNHTDKLCFITNVFHSYSLICFTHSNLCNLYEFIYSCIHLCISVILTIRGDFVNVLNRSIINCFSATFIIRNIKAFIKFLSKAVFISSFIFSFLILSVYFTLLFKPLYYMDIGILNIENSSGLNKSELKSNYNYVITYITQNTNEEFNLPTLPSSIHGKIHFKEVKVIFDKLKLMLFFSILVSIIGILINKKRKTIRYLLTSSISLIVIPILLLIPFLVNFDKSFTTFHHIFFNNNYWLFDVKSDPIITILPQSFFFHCAILIILLITMCSITLSFIYKTTKKSHSL, encoded by the coding sequence ATGTTCATTTTAAACCCCTCCTTTTATATTTTTATTCCTTTTGTTAGCACTCAGCGCATCCGAGTGCTAATATGTTCTATACCTTATATAATAATTAATAATCAGTATAATAGCAACTTCAACTACTCCACATATTATTCCATTTATAACCATACAGACAAATTATGTTTTATAACCAACGTATTTCATAGTTATTCTCTGATTTGCTTTACTCATTCCAATTTATGCAATCTTTATGAATTTATTTATTCTTGTATACATTTATGTATATCAGTTATACTTACTATTAGAGGTGATTTTGTGAATGTTTTGAACAGATCGATTATTAACTGCTTTTCTGCAACCTTTATTATTAGGAATATAAAGGCATTTATTAAATTTTTATCTAAGGCGGTTTTTATTTCGAGTTTTATATTTTCTTTTTTAATCTTGAGTGTATATTTTACTTTACTTTTTAAACCCTTGTATTATATGGATATTGGAATATTAAATATTGAAAATTCTTCGGGCTTAAATAAAAGTGAACTAAAATCCAATTATAATTATGTTATCACATATATAACTCAAAATACAAACGAAGAATTTAATCTCCCAACACTACCATCATCTATTCATGGTAAAATTCATTTTAAAGAAGTTAAAGTAATATTTGATAAACTCAAATTAATGCTATTTTTCTCAATATTAGTAAGTATTATAGGAATACTTATAAATAAAAAACGGAAAACAATAAGATATCTATTAACTAGCTCCATTTCCCTTATTGTTATACCGATACTATTACTTATACCCTTTCTAGTTAATTTTGATAAAAGTTTTACAACTTTTCATCACATCTTCTTTAACAATAATTATTGGCTCTTTGATGTTAAATCAGACCCAATAATAACAATCCTACCGCAGAGTTTTTTCTTTCACTGTGCTATATTAATTATCCTTTTAATAACCATGTGCAGCATAACGTTAAGTTTTATATATAAAACAACTAAAAAGTCACATTCTTTATAA